In Winkia neuii, a genomic segment contains:
- the rsmI gene encoding 16S rRNA (cytidine(1402)-2'-O)-methyltransferase: MSEETVQVPGSILLAGTPIGDAKDAPPRLASALAQADIVAAEDTRRALNLASRLNTRINGNIISFHEHNERDRVNRLLEAAADGERVVVVSDAGMPTVSDPGYRLVAEAAKAGVPISVLPGPSAVLTALAISGLPSDRFCFEGFLPRKAGAQANRLGDLADEARTMIFFESPRRVHDTLAAMASAFGGEREGVICRELTKTHEEVVRGTLSQLVDFTEKDMLGEITLVVAGAPKRKTDTASLAREVMELVEEGVKLKAAAKHVAKKHDVSKNDLYEAAIELKNQAKKKKK; the protein is encoded by the coding sequence GTGAGTGAAGAAACCGTTCAAGTACCAGGATCGATTTTGTTGGCGGGCACGCCCATCGGCGATGCGAAAGATGCCCCTCCCAGGCTGGCTTCAGCTCTAGCCCAAGCAGACATTGTCGCGGCCGAGGATACCAGGCGGGCACTAAATCTAGCGTCTCGTCTGAACACCCGCATCAATGGCAACATCATCTCCTTCCATGAACATAATGAACGGGATCGGGTCAACAGATTGCTTGAAGCCGCAGCCGATGGGGAACGAGTAGTGGTGGTAAGCGATGCGGGGATGCCAACCGTATCTGACCCCGGCTACCGTCTGGTGGCAGAAGCCGCCAAAGCTGGAGTGCCGATCTCGGTGCTGCCCGGCCCTTCGGCAGTGCTTACCGCCCTGGCTATTTCTGGGCTTCCCTCGGATCGTTTCTGCTTCGAAGGGTTCCTGCCGCGCAAGGCTGGCGCTCAAGCGAATCGACTAGGGGATTTGGCCGACGAAGCTCGCACCATGATTTTCTTCGAGTCCCCCAGGCGGGTGCACGACACCCTGGCAGCAATGGCGAGCGCCTTTGGCGGTGAGCGCGAAGGGGTCATCTGTCGCGAACTCACCAAGACTCACGAAGAAGTCGTCCGCGGCACCTTGAGTCAGCTGGTCGATTTCACTGAAAAAGACATGCTAGGCGAGATTACCCTGGTGGTTGCCGGCGCTCCCAAGCGGAAAACGGACACGGCTTCGCTAGCGCGCGAAGTCATGGAATTGGTCGAAGAGGGCGTGAAACTGAAAGCTGCTGCCAAACACGTCGCGAAAAAGCACGACGTGTCCAAGAATGACCTCTATGAAGCAGCCATTGAGCTAAAGAATCAGGCTAAAAAGAAGAAGAAGTAA
- a CDS encoding GH1 family beta-glucosidase, whose amino-acid sequence MKTVSLPENFFLGAATAAAQIEGAAFEDGKGASIWDTMCREPGRIADDSNIDVACDHYHRVDEDVALISKLGLSTYRFSISWVRIMPDGRSVNQKGLDFYASLLDKLNAAGIRPWVTLYHWDLPQQLQDAGGWANRQTAYLFAEYARIVYSALGDRARYWTTLNEPWCASLLSYVGGEHAPGHNDPVEGVAAVHHLLLAHGLAAKEIRQIAQQKQWDLRLGITLNFAWAHAADATSEADKDAARRINGVQNRLFADPIFKGEYPADVVQDMALEADIRDWIEDGDLQAISTPIDVLGVNFYNGCAVAGPQDGYKPGKPVLNERGILGRSPNVGSASVVGVPRDTPHTAMGWEVEAHDLYELLMWLDAEYAKQSNTDLVITENGAAYEDEPDADGFVDDSADRLIYIRDHLGEALRACQDGAHLVGYLVWSLLDNFEWACGYTKRFGIVRVDYKTLQRTPKASALWFSQVARDRQLLIPQAD is encoded by the coding sequence ATGAAAACCGTATCTTTACCAGAAAACTTTTTCCTTGGAGCAGCCACTGCTGCCGCTCAGATCGAGGGCGCTGCCTTCGAGGACGGAAAAGGCGCGTCTATTTGGGACACGATGTGCCGGGAGCCCGGCAGGATCGCGGACGACTCCAATATCGATGTTGCCTGCGACCATTACCACCGGGTAGACGAGGACGTGGCCCTAATTTCTAAACTGGGCCTATCTACCTACCGTTTTTCCATTTCATGGGTGCGTATCATGCCGGACGGGCGCTCGGTGAATCAGAAGGGGCTAGATTTTTACGCGTCCTTGTTGGACAAGTTAAATGCGGCTGGAATCCGCCCGTGGGTCACTTTGTATCACTGGGATCTACCCCAGCAGCTTCAGGATGCCGGCGGGTGGGCTAATCGGCAAACTGCCTATCTTTTCGCCGAGTATGCCCGCATAGTTTATTCGGCCTTAGGAGATCGAGCTCGGTACTGGACCACTCTGAACGAGCCTTGGTGTGCCTCGTTGTTGTCATATGTCGGCGGCGAGCACGCTCCCGGTCATAATGACCCGGTCGAGGGGGTTGCTGCCGTGCACCACCTACTTCTGGCTCATGGATTGGCTGCTAAGGAGATCCGCCAGATTGCCCAGCAAAAGCAGTGGGATTTACGGTTGGGCATTACCTTGAATTTCGCTTGGGCGCACGCAGCAGATGCTACTTCGGAAGCTGACAAGGATGCCGCCCGCAGAATTAATGGGGTGCAGAACCGGCTTTTTGCTGATCCAATTTTCAAGGGGGAATACCCGGCCGATGTCGTACAGGACATGGCTTTAGAGGCGGACATTCGCGATTGGATCGAAGACGGGGATCTACAGGCAATTAGTACTCCTATTGATGTGCTAGGCGTCAATTTCTATAACGGCTGTGCCGTGGCTGGCCCCCAGGACGGTTACAAGCCGGGCAAGCCGGTTCTCAATGAGCGCGGGATTTTGGGGCGCTCCCCCAACGTGGGATCAGCATCTGTTGTGGGGGTTCCTCGCGATACGCCGCATACTGCAATGGGCTGGGAAGTGGAGGCGCACGACCTCTACGAGCTGCTTATGTGGCTCGATGCGGAATATGCCAAGCAGAGCAACACAGATCTTGTGATTACCGAGAACGGAGCAGCCTACGAAGACGAGCCCGATGCCGATGGTTTCGTGGACGATTCGGCTGATCGACTTATCTACATTCGCGACCATCTTGGCGAGGCATTGCGAGCATGTCAGGACGGCGCCCACCTTGTTGGCTATCTGGTGTGGTCCTTACTGGATAACTTCGAGTGGGCGTGCGGCTACACTAAGCGATTCGGCATTGTCCGTGTCGATTACAAGACGCTGCAGAGGACGCCAAAGGCATCTGCACTTTGGTTTTCTCAGGTGGCTAGGGACAGGCAGCTGCTGATTCCTCAGGCCGACTAG
- the metG gene encoding methionine--tRNA ligase: MSRVLSSVAWPYANGPRHIGHVAGFGVPSDVFSRYMRMAGHDVLMVSGTDEHGTPILVAADAEGISARELADRNNRLIVQDLTALGLSYDLFTRTTTGNHYKVVQSMFETVRDNGYMIEQSMGAAISPSTGRTLPDRYIEGTCPLCGYEGARGDQCDNCGKQLDPTDLIKPRSKINGETPEFVETTHYFLDLPALAKALGEWLDEREESDTWRPNVIRFSQNLLGEIKPRAMTRDIDWGIPVPGWEDQPNKRLYVWFDAVVGYLSASIEWARRNGDPEAWRKWWNDPEALSYYFMGKDNIVFHSQIWPAELLGYNGKGDKGGQAGDLGQLNLPTEVVSSEFLTMEGKKFASSRGIVIYVRDMLERYQADALRYFISAAGPETHDADFTWQEFVRRTNGELVAGWGNLVNRTASMIHKRFGQIPQPDELKEIDQKLLDAVQEGFDTVGKLIRTHRQKAALSEAMRLVGEANRYVAETQPFKLKAEEELTRLGTILWTLAQVVSDLNLLLSPFLPFSANAVDKVMGGEGNVAPMPHIEEVEDLDVKAEDGSARVYPIITGDYTSAPKWERHAVTVGTPIAKPKPVFQKLDEDVVQEELDRYSSLGK; the protein is encoded by the coding sequence ATGAGTCGAGTACTATCTTCTGTTGCCTGGCCCTACGCTAACGGGCCCCGTCATATTGGACACGTCGCAGGTTTTGGCGTCCCCTCGGACGTCTTTAGCCGCTACATGCGAATGGCAGGCCACGATGTACTCATGGTTTCCGGTACGGACGAACACGGCACTCCGATTCTGGTTGCTGCAGATGCCGAGGGCATAAGCGCCAGGGAGCTGGCCGACCGAAACAATCGCCTAATCGTGCAGGATCTTACTGCTTTGGGCTTGTCTTACGACCTGTTCACCCGCACCACCACGGGCAACCACTACAAGGTGGTTCAGTCTATGTTCGAAACTGTACGCGACAACGGGTACATGATCGAGCAGTCCATGGGTGCAGCGATCAGCCCCTCTACAGGGCGTACCCTGCCTGACCGCTACATCGAGGGTACCTGCCCGCTGTGCGGGTACGAGGGCGCTCGCGGCGACCAGTGCGATAACTGCGGAAAGCAGCTTGATCCTACCGATCTGATCAAGCCGCGTTCCAAGATCAATGGGGAAACTCCCGAGTTTGTCGAGACAACCCACTACTTCCTGGATTTGCCCGCGCTGGCGAAGGCGCTGGGCGAGTGGCTAGACGAGCGCGAGGAATCTGATACCTGGCGTCCGAATGTGATTCGTTTTAGCCAGAACTTGCTCGGAGAGATCAAGCCGCGCGCAATGACTCGCGACATCGACTGGGGTATCCCGGTACCGGGCTGGGAAGACCAGCCGAACAAGCGTTTGTACGTGTGGTTCGACGCCGTAGTCGGCTACCTGTCGGCTTCCATCGAATGGGCTCGCCGCAATGGTGACCCAGAGGCATGGCGCAAGTGGTGGAACGATCCAGAGGCCCTTTCCTACTACTTCATGGGTAAGGACAACATTGTCTTCCACTCCCAGATTTGGCCGGCGGAGTTGCTGGGCTACAACGGCAAGGGAGACAAGGGCGGTCAGGCCGGTGACCTGGGGCAGCTGAATCTGCCAACCGAGGTGGTTTCTTCCGAGTTCCTGACTATGGAAGGGAAGAAGTTTGCTTCCTCCAGGGGCATCGTCATTTACGTGCGCGACATGCTAGAGAGGTATCAGGCGGACGCGTTGCGCTACTTCATCTCCGCAGCTGGTCCCGAGACGCACGACGCAGACTTCACCTGGCAGGAATTCGTCCGCCGCACTAATGGCGAACTGGTGGCCGGGTGGGGCAACTTGGTGAACCGCACCGCTTCCATGATTCACAAGCGCTTCGGGCAGATCCCACAGCCGGATGAGCTAAAAGAGATCGACCAGAAACTGCTCGACGCGGTTCAGGAAGGCTTCGATACCGTTGGTAAGCTCATCCGCACCCACAGGCAGAAAGCCGCGCTTTCTGAGGCGATGCGTCTGGTTGGCGAGGCTAACCGCTACGTGGCAGAAACGCAGCCTTTCAAGCTGAAGGCCGAAGAGGAACTGACGCGACTGGGCACGATCTTGTGGACTCTGGCGCAGGTTGTCTCTGACCTGAATCTGCTGCTGTCGCCCTTCCTGCCATTTTCTGCCAACGCCGTCGACAAGGTGATGGGCGGAGAAGGAAATGTGGCTCCGATGCCGCACATTGAAGAGGTCGAAGACCTAGATGTGAAGGCCGAGGACGGTTCTGCACGGGTGTACCCGATCATTACTGGTGACTACACGTCGGCCCCGAAGTGGGAACGGCACGCTGTCACTGTGGGCACGCCTATTGCGAAGCCGAAGCCCGTATTCCAGAAGCTTGACGAGGACGTAGTCCAGGAAGAGCTGGATCGCTACAGCAGCTTGGGCAAGTAA
- a CDS encoding carbohydrate ABC transporter permease yields MSSEPSLAMIEQRSGKRAAKAARKRRARKGQFGPNQRPRWYKYVLLVIILLASAYPLYFAFLLASSTAPDIARSPLPSLIPQGHFFENLRRVMDSGVDLWGAFLNSLIVAVITSASVVFFSMLAGYSFSKLRFRGRDGLLTFVIATMAVPAQLGVVPLFMVMNKLGWSGELISVIVPGLVSAFGVFWMTQYIRDALPTELIEAARVDGASMFRTFLTVAVPAALPAASMLALFTFVGSWTNFFWPFIVLGAKNPTLPVALQLLQASYFKDYSLIMTGVVVATVPLLILFVFAGRRLVSGVMQGAVKG; encoded by the coding sequence GTGAGTAGCGAACCTTCCTTGGCAATGATCGAGCAGCGCTCCGGCAAGAGGGCGGCGAAAGCAGCCCGCAAGCGGCGGGCTAGAAAAGGCCAGTTTGGTCCGAACCAGCGGCCGCGCTGGTATAAGTATGTTCTACTGGTGATCATTCTGCTGGCGTCTGCCTACCCGCTGTATTTCGCTTTTCTACTTGCTTCTTCAACCGCTCCCGATATTGCGCGTTCTCCACTCCCCTCGCTAATTCCGCAGGGACACTTCTTCGAGAATCTAAGGCGCGTAATGGATTCGGGAGTTGATCTGTGGGGAGCTTTCTTGAACTCACTCATTGTTGCAGTGATCACCTCTGCTTCCGTGGTGTTCTTTTCGATGCTTGCTGGCTATTCGTTCTCCAAGCTTCGTTTCCGCGGCCGTGACGGTCTGCTTACCTTCGTGATCGCAACTATGGCGGTACCTGCCCAACTTGGCGTGGTGCCGCTATTCATGGTCATGAACAAGTTGGGATGGTCCGGCGAGCTGATTTCAGTAATCGTGCCGGGCTTGGTCAGTGCCTTCGGCGTGTTCTGGATGACTCAGTACATTCGCGATGCCCTTCCGACAGAGCTAATTGAGGCTGCTCGAGTCGATGGCGCTTCGATGTTCCGGACCTTCCTTACCGTGGCCGTGCCCGCTGCGCTTCCGGCTGCCTCGATGCTGGCCCTGTTCACTTTTGTGGGATCGTGGACGAATTTCTTCTGGCCATTCATTGTGCTGGGCGCTAAGAACCCCACTTTGCCGGTGGCTTTGCAGCTGCTGCAGGCCTCCTATTTCAAAGACTATTCGCTGATTATGACCGGTGTGGTTGTTGCTACCGTGCCGCTTCTGATCCTGTTCGTTTTCGCTGGACGCCGCCTGGTTTCTGGCGTAATGCAAGGAGCCGTAAAAGGATGA
- a CDS encoding isochorismatase family protein, with product MPKALLVVDVQPTFCEGGELPVTGGNKVAEDVADFVRAHRQDYALICTTQDWHISPGDHFSENPDFVDSWPPHGVAGTANAELHPALADLHADAAVKKGAYAAAYSGFEGEDADGRLLGDILREAGIDAVDVVGLAESHCVKDTALDAVKAGLRTTVFTDLTKPVSAELGQKAREELKEAGVELTSSSF from the coding sequence ATGCCAAAGGCCCTTTTGGTAGTAGACGTCCAGCCCACTTTTTGCGAAGGCGGTGAATTGCCTGTCACCGGCGGTAATAAGGTAGCCGAAGACGTTGCTGACTTTGTGCGCGCCCACCGCCAGGACTACGCCCTCATCTGCACCACCCAGGATTGGCACATCTCACCAGGTGACCATTTTTCGGAAAACCCCGATTTTGTGGATTCTTGGCCACCGCACGGGGTAGCTGGAACGGCCAACGCCGAGCTACATCCCGCGTTAGCCGATTTGCACGCGGACGCTGCCGTCAAGAAGGGCGCTTACGCTGCGGCCTATTCCGGATTCGAGGGCGAAGACGCAGATGGGCGCCTCCTGGGCGACATTTTGCGGGAGGCCGGCATCGACGCAGTTGATGTGGTAGGCCTTGCCGAATCCCACTGCGTCAAGGACACTGCGTTAGATGCGGTAAAAGCCGGCCTGCGCACCACGGTGTTTACGGATCTGACTAAGCCGGTCTCCGCCGAACTTGGCCAGAAGGCTCGCGAGGAACTAAAAGAAGCCGGAGTGGAACTTACTTCTTCTTCTTTTTAG
- a CDS encoding ABC transporter substrate-binding protein: MNRRVLQVGALIGLGALSLAACSSGSEDSKESADGKITLTVATFNEFGYNNLLSEYSKSHPNIKVVEKKAATSNEAHDNMMTRLAAGSGLSDIEAVEVDWWPELMQYPEQLTDLKSDTTKDRWLDWKAKAATTADGKLLGAGTDAGPEAICYRADLFKKAGLPTDRNEVAKLLEGGWDNYFKVGKKFVDATNIPWYDGAVGTYQGMINQVEEPFEKKDNTVIDLQNNKQIKAIYDKLVTESVDNKLSAHMAQWSEDWTNSFQKDGFATMLCPPWMLGVVEGNAAGVKGWDVAPVFPGGGGNWGGSYLTVPTQGKHVKEAKELAEWLTAPEQQIKAFKTKGNFPSQVKALESPELTGYTNKFFNNAPVGKIYSEMSKKIDVQPYKGPNFFPITSLVTDALNRVDVDKTDNPDGSWKKAITEYKQLDLQQ; encoded by the coding sequence ATGAACAGAAGAGTCTTGCAAGTTGGCGCCTTGATAGGACTAGGCGCCTTGTCGTTGGCGGCTTGTTCGTCAGGTTCGGAGGATTCGAAAGAATCCGCGGACGGAAAGATCACCCTAACGGTGGCCACTTTCAACGAGTTTGGTTACAACAACCTGCTATCTGAATACTCGAAGTCTCACCCCAACATCAAGGTCGTAGAGAAGAAGGCAGCAACCTCGAACGAGGCTCATGACAACATGATGACTCGACTAGCTGCCGGCTCTGGATTGTCTGACATCGAAGCAGTTGAGGTCGACTGGTGGCCAGAACTGATGCAGTACCCAGAACAGCTAACCGATCTAAAGTCAGACACCACCAAAGATCGGTGGCTCGATTGGAAGGCTAAGGCAGCCACCACTGCCGATGGCAAGCTACTAGGTGCCGGCACCGATGCGGGCCCAGAGGCTATCTGCTATCGCGCCGATCTATTCAAGAAGGCGGGGCTGCCCACGGACAGAAACGAGGTGGCAAAGCTACTGGAAGGTGGCTGGGATAACTACTTCAAGGTCGGCAAGAAGTTTGTCGACGCCACTAACATTCCGTGGTACGACGGCGCGGTAGGCACCTATCAAGGAATGATCAACCAGGTCGAAGAACCTTTCGAGAAGAAGGACAACACGGTTATTGATCTGCAGAACAACAAGCAGATCAAGGCTATTTACGACAAGCTGGTTACCGAGTCTGTAGACAATAAGCTGTCGGCACACATGGCGCAGTGGTCCGAGGACTGGACTAACTCCTTCCAGAAGGATGGCTTCGCCACGATGCTTTGCCCACCGTGGATGCTAGGCGTTGTCGAGGGCAATGCTGCGGGCGTAAAGGGCTGGGATGTGGCTCCAGTATTCCCCGGCGGTGGCGGCAACTGGGGCGGCTCTTACCTGACCGTACCTACCCAGGGCAAGCATGTGAAGGAAGCAAAGGAACTAGCTGAATGGCTGACTGCTCCCGAACAGCAAATCAAGGCTTTCAAGACTAAGGGCAACTTCCCCTCTCAGGTGAAGGCTCTCGAGTCTCCCGAGCTAACCGGCTACACCAACAAGTTCTTCAACAACGCTCCGGTGGGCAAGATCTACTCGGAGATGTCCAAGAAGATCGATGTTCAGCCTTATAAGGGACCGAACTTCTTCCCCATCACCTCCCTTGTAACCGATGCGCTAAACCGCGTTGACGTAGACAAGACGGACAACCCGGATGGCTCCTGGAAGAAGGCAATTACCGAATACAAGCAGCTCGATCTGCAACAGTAA
- a CDS encoding carbohydrate ABC transporter permease: protein MSANSKLRNRLSRADTKLSPYLYISPFFLLFAITGLFPLLYTAWVSLHKWPLIGGNQGFNGVDNYVSVLQHPVFWTALRNTFSIFLLSSIPQVILALFIAWVLDANLRAKTFWRMGVLLPYVVAPVAVSLIFSKVFADQSGMINTLLGYVGIAPVGWHASTFASHIAIANMVNFRWTGYNALILLAAMQAVPHELYEAATVDGAGPVRQFFSVTVPQLRSTLIFVIITSTIGGLQIFDEPRMFDTMGGGGADKQWLTLTMYMYQLGWGSQKSFGKASAVAWLLFLIVIAFAALNFLLTKRIASSTPHSPKKVTK, encoded by the coding sequence ATGTCTGCCAATTCCAAACTGCGCAACCGCCTTTCGCGTGCAGACACGAAGCTTTCTCCTTACCTTTACATCAGCCCGTTCTTCCTACTTTTTGCTATTACGGGCTTGTTCCCCCTGCTATACACTGCCTGGGTCTCATTGCATAAGTGGCCTCTTATTGGGGGAAATCAAGGTTTCAACGGGGTAGACAACTACGTGTCGGTGCTGCAGCATCCGGTGTTCTGGACGGCTTTGCGCAACACCTTTTCAATCTTCCTTCTTTCCTCAATCCCGCAGGTAATCCTCGCACTGTTCATTGCATGGGTGCTGGATGCGAATCTTCGGGCCAAAACTTTCTGGCGAATGGGCGTGCTTCTGCCCTACGTAGTAGCTCCGGTCGCTGTATCGCTGATCTTCTCAAAGGTCTTTGCGGACCAGTCGGGCATGATAAATACGCTGCTGGGGTACGTAGGAATCGCCCCGGTTGGGTGGCACGCATCCACGTTTGCCTCTCACATAGCAATCGCAAACATGGTCAACTTCCGCTGGACGGGCTATAACGCCCTCATCCTGCTCGCAGCCATGCAGGCGGTGCCACACGAACTATATGAGGCGGCCACTGTCGACGGGGCAGGGCCGGTGCGGCAGTTCTTCTCAGTAACTGTGCCGCAGCTCCGCTCTACCTTGATCTTCGTGATCATCACGTCCACTATCGGCGGGTTGCAAATCTTCGACGAACCCAGAATGTTCGACACGATGGGCGGCGGAGGTGCCGATAAACAGTGGCTGACTTTAACCATGTACATGTACCAGCTCGGGTGGGGCTCACAGAAGAGCTTCGGCAAGGCCTCCGCAGTAGCGTGGCTACTGTTCCTAATTGTGATTGCGTTTGCCGCTCTCAACTTCTTGCTCACGAAGCGAATTGCTTCCTCCACCCCGCATTCTCCTAAGAAGGTGACAAAGTGA
- a CDS encoding LacI family DNA-binding transcriptional regulator, which translates to MAATVTLEDVARAAGVSRATASRVVRGGAGVSGSKIRAVTEAISALGYRPNQAARSLATSKTDMVALVIPEPDSRLFSDPFFSEVLAAVNRFFADTDTQLVLAMADRKNDTRKLRPFLYDGHVDGVIVASHHQIPGQLDLLMGAPLPVVFIGRPSANPTCNSWVDVDNVQAGKLAARHLRDCGVRRPAIITGPLDMLAAADRLNGFRQVIASDFPTFEGDFTAASGTEAARAAIPMIRAGLIDGLYICSDLMAMAAISAFKEAGLCVPGDVAVVSNDNTQAGQNYHPKLTTITNPVTALGQTAATMLAQIINTHPPTRPTLLPCTLKQGHTTTPTN; encoded by the coding sequence ATGGCAGCCACCGTAACGCTCGAGGACGTGGCCCGTGCAGCGGGCGTATCTCGCGCTACTGCATCGCGGGTGGTGCGCGGTGGTGCCGGCGTCTCTGGCTCTAAGATTAGGGCGGTAACTGAGGCAATCTCTGCCCTCGGTTACCGTCCTAATCAAGCGGCCCGTTCTCTTGCTACTTCCAAAACGGATATGGTCGCCCTTGTCATTCCGGAACCTGATTCCCGGCTTTTTTCGGACCCGTTTTTCTCTGAGGTATTGGCAGCGGTGAATCGTTTTTTTGCCGATACGGATACTCAGCTGGTCCTTGCTATGGCAGATAGAAAGAATGACACCAGGAAGTTGCGTCCTTTCCTATATGACGGCCACGTTGACGGCGTCATCGTGGCTTCTCATCACCAGATTCCTGGACAATTAGATCTTCTGATGGGCGCTCCTTTGCCCGTTGTCTTCATTGGCAGGCCTAGTGCAAACCCAACCTGTAATTCTTGGGTTGACGTAGACAACGTGCAGGCCGGTAAGTTAGCGGCGCGCCATTTGCGCGATTGCGGCGTTCGCCGCCCCGCAATTATCACCGGGCCTTTAGACATGCTTGCGGCAGCGGATCGTTTGAACGGCTTTAGACAGGTCATTGCTTCCGATTTCCCAACTTTCGAGGGCGACTTCACCGCGGCGTCAGGGACTGAAGCTGCTAGGGCCGCTATTCCGATGATTCGGGCCGGCCTTATTGATGGCCTCTACATTTGCTCAGACCTTATGGCTATGGCTGCTATCAGTGCCTTCAAGGAGGCTGGCTTGTGTGTTCCTGGGGATGTGGCTGTCGTCTCTAACGACAACACCCAAGCCGGACAAAACTACCACCCCAAACTAACCACAATCACTAACCCAGTAACCGCCCTCGGACAAACCGCAGCAACAATGCTCGCCCAAATAATCAACACACATCCCCCAACCAGGCCAACCCTACTGCCCTGCACCCTCAAACAAGGACACACAACAACCCCAACCAACTAA
- a CDS encoding dolichyl-phosphate-mannose--protein mannosyltransferase: MKRPLSNQKWQIICTLLCTLVAAIVRFARLGVIKILIFDETYYVKDAYALAHLGYEAKWTKDKDALFNAGDFSALSTDPQFVVHPPLGKYLIALGPKLFGWDSAFGWRFMAALFGTILVALTCVIASRLFKSVPITALAGSFVAFDGIAVTLSRTSLLDVFLAVFVLAAFLFIILDYQHIRGRLSASSPFAGVFFRPYLLCAGVLAGAACAVKWSGVWVLAGLGLTVFGYELAARWRNRRRVRALFGAICCGGIPAFFQLVPVALGTYLLTWGNWFFGHKGWSAKSPGNHFANWLSYQREVYEFHVGLTKDHTYQANALQWIFDLRPTSFAYQKPYGGEGDYLVRAVLALGNPLLWWIGIIALLWLVYASLRYRQFKYAILAVGYLTTWVPWFLYWDRTIFMFYTVVLVPFIALTVAAFLGALWKSFPGQATLSVCARVTAAMFVAYISLSALFFLPLATGALIPHSHWQWRMWLQSWI; this comes from the coding sequence GTGAAGCGCCCACTCTCAAACCAAAAATGGCAGATCATTTGCACCTTACTGTGCACGCTCGTAGCCGCTATTGTGCGCTTTGCCCGGCTCGGAGTTATCAAAATACTCATATTTGACGAGACCTACTACGTGAAGGACGCCTACGCCCTCGCCCATCTTGGCTACGAAGCGAAGTGGACTAAGGACAAGGACGCGCTGTTCAATGCCGGGGATTTCTCGGCTCTTTCTACCGATCCCCAATTTGTGGTGCACCCCCCGTTGGGCAAATACCTCATAGCCTTAGGCCCAAAGCTGTTCGGCTGGGACAGCGCCTTTGGATGGCGGTTCATGGCCGCCCTCTTCGGCACCATCTTGGTGGCGCTAACCTGCGTTATTGCGTCGCGCCTATTTAAGTCTGTGCCCATCACAGCACTAGCCGGAAGCTTCGTCGCCTTTGACGGGATAGCAGTGACTCTTTCCCGCACTTCCCTGCTGGACGTGTTCTTGGCGGTGTTTGTGCTTGCCGCTTTCCTGTTTATAATTCTTGACTACCAACATATTCGAGGGCGGCTGTCCGCAAGTAGTCCTTTTGCGGGAGTCTTCTTCCGCCCCTATCTACTATGCGCCGGAGTGTTGGCCGGGGCGGCTTGCGCAGTCAAATGGTCCGGAGTGTGGGTGCTGGCAGGCCTGGGGCTCACAGTTTTCGGCTACGAACTAGCCGCCAGGTGGCGGAACCGCCGCCGGGTGAGGGCTCTATTTGGCGCTATTTGCTGCGGCGGAATTCCCGCCTTCTTTCAGCTAGTCCCGGTAGCGCTGGGAACCTACCTGCTGACGTGGGGAAACTGGTTTTTTGGGCACAAAGGATGGAGCGCAAAATCACCGGGCAACCACTTTGCCAACTGGCTGTCCTACCAGCGCGAAGTTTATGAATTCCACGTCGGCCTTACCAAAGACCACACTTACCAGGCCAATGCCCTGCAGTGGATTTTCGACTTGCGCCCCACTTCCTTCGCCTATCAAAAACCATACGGCGGCGAGGGCGACTATTTGGTGCGCGCGGTCCTCGCTCTAGGCAATCCGCTGCTGTGGTGGATTGGCATCATTGCTCTTCTTTGGCTCGTCTACGCAAGCTTGCGGTACCGCCAATTCAAGTATGCAATTTTAGCCGTTGGCTACCTGACAACGTGGGTCCCCTGGTTCCTGTATTGGGATCGCACAATATTCATGTTCTACACGGTAGTGCTAGTGCCTTTTATTGCGCTTACGGTGGCCGCTTTCTTGGGCGCACTTTGGAAGAGCTTCCCCGGGCAGGCCACACTGTCGGTTTGCGCTAGGGTAACGGCAGCAATGTTCGTGGCCTACATCAGCTTGTCGGCTCTTTTCTTCCTGCCGCTCGCAACGGGAGCGCTAATTCCGCATTCCCACTGGCAGTGGCGCATGTGGCTGCAGTCCTGGATTTAA